Within the Malus sylvestris chromosome 4, drMalSylv7.2, whole genome shotgun sequence genome, the region GCCAATCTTAGTATACAATTCTCCTATAATTTGGTTTCACTGACATCGTGCGATCCTCAATCAGTGTACGAGTTGCCAGTCAGTAGCCCTAATCAATCTCTTTTGCTATAACATTCATTCAACTTGTTGATTCTCCTACTTATTTTCTCCTCTGCACACTCATGTTTCTTTATGGTCATAATATCTCTTACGAACATATATTAAATTGCAATAGTAAGTGACGTTTATAATCATAATAAAAtgtaaatcaaaagaaaaatcaaacaacATGAATGGGTAATAGTGCGTAGAATGAAAAAATAGTAcgtaaaaattaattttctatttACTATTATTTATTAAGGAAACTGATaaaaagaacttgaaaactttaagttttaaagataagataaagataaaataaaagataaattgaatagtatcaggattgattttttaatataaaaatataatttttcattaaagtaaacagtattaTAAACTTTTTATTAAAGTCCGCTATTTATTATCCTCTTGGCCAATGAAAACATTTATTACCTTCCAAAAATAACAAATGAAAACATTCATTCAATTCAGATTATCAGTATAAATACGAAATACtgagcaaaagaaaaagaaaagcaccACCAGCAGGCACCAAAGCCAGAGAAACATAAAAAAGAGctaaagctctctctctctctctcactctctctctctctctctctctctctctctctcactctctctctctctctctctctctctctctcttcctttacCAACTTAGTTTAGCAGCAGCCATTAAGTTCataacttttctttctttccatgGCTCCACTCTCACTCTCCAACCAGCACCCATTAatctccttcctcttcttcctcacaCCCATTGTCATGGTGGTGGGCATGCTTGGAGTTCTGGGGGTGGACGGAGCAAATTCTCCGACGTCTTCCAGCACAACATGGTGTGTGGCTAGGAGTGATGCGAGCGCACAGGCTCTTCAGACAGCCTTGGACTATGCATGCGCAGCTGGTGCGGACTGTTCTCCAATCCAATCCGACGGACTATGTTATCTCCCAAACACCATCCAAGCTCATGCCTCTTATGCCTTCAACAGTTACTACCAGCGCCAGGCTAAGGCCCCTGGTTCTTGCGGCTTCTCCGGCACTGCCACCATTGCCCAAACAGACCCCAGTACGTCGTtcatttctctcttccttttccaATCCTCCATAAAAAAAACcaatacaaaatattttttgatattttataatattttatttattttatagagGGGGACTGATTTGTTTATTGTTAATTTCCTTTTGTGTAGGTTATGgatcttgtgattacccatcttccACAAGGTACGTTgttcttcttttaatttattttaccaaaaaataaagtAGTCTTATACTTTACTCCTAGGATGCACTGTTTCATTTGATGACTGGCTTTACGTGTTTTAATTTAGAGAACTTTAaggaaaagcatccggtactgttcactttaacgaaaaaccacatttttacactaaaaagtcaatcctggtactattcactttaccctttattttgtccttatcattaaaactcaaagttttcaaataattttcattagttttccttttaatttaaaCGTTACATTTTAGCAGTATATAAAGCGATTGAATCACATACACCGGTGTACTCGTATGAATTTCTAGTTTAGTTTGGGTACATTTCTTGGTGATTGAAATCAAGTTTCTTCATGTTCACGCAATTAGatccttctctttttcttctttcgaaTTTGTTAAGAGATTAGAAAATAAAGAGTTGATTTTTATATGATGAATATTGAAAAGAAGAACACTTTGTAGAAAACCATTCTCTTTGGTTGCTGTAATTCTCTGTacccaacagaagaaaaaatTACTTTGGTTCATAGAGAGAGGATTGTGTCTCTCGGGGGAAACTTCTTATGGATGTTTGACACGTGTCCTTCTGCATGGGATGCTGGTCCTGACACTTAAATCAAACCGTCCGTTTCTAAGTTATTGCTGTCAGTCGTTTCacagtttctctctcttgtaaatCTTGGGTTGCTCATTGTTTTTGTAATTGTGTATTTTAactctatttattttttggaaagaaaaaaaagattctatttatttgattttttttttaaattctttttctgGGTGCATGCTTGGATTCGAAATTGTACTTGTTTTTTGGTTCTGAAATCAGACTTGACCTTAATTTCCTACCGTTGAATTTGTCCTTAGATGCAACCAAACTAATGGTCAAGATCACATCTGATGGTTCACTTGGTTGCTTTTTTAGTGGGCACAGTGAGTGACTGGCATATGGTACCTATTCTGGTGTAATGTAATTATGCACTCTTCTGATCCCTCTCTGCTTCTTTTTCTGCTTTCTTCACCACACTTTTACCGTTTTGGACatgttttgaattttaatatttttttttagtatcaAGATTTTTAGTCTCAAAAATTTAAGTGTACAAGATACACCAGagcatattaaaaaaatttcgattTCATTTGATTGAACTAAGATTCCTTTTTTGGGTAGaacaaaaaatcaaactttATTTCACTAAGTAGAGTTAGCTCGGCTGCATCAATCCTAAAATATCATTGAGTTCAATTTTGCATTAAGTCTTCCATTAGGTCTTTTTTTTAGGTGGTGTGTGTTTTGAATTCTATTTATCTTCTTATTAAAACATTTAATGTAATTACATTTTCTTGATCCCTTGCTTAAGTAGCACGTAATGGTAGATCATAGAAGATTAGTCTTCTCATTTACCCTCCTAATTTTGATTGTGGGCCCAAGATTAATTAACTGTCCAAAAGGAAATTCAAAGATGGAAAAGGAGGCTTGGGCGTGTGGGCCAGTTTCCAGTTTGGGACTGTGTCTATATCTCACATGTGAATGTTCTTATTCTGCATTAAAAGTATTTTGACTGATCatcttctgttttctttttaatttaaaactttttttttctgtttatttATTGTTGTGCCTTATAATTTAGGAGATTTTGATTCTGTGAGAAGAGAGTTGCTCTCTTTATAGTTTGAGAACAGCTTAGCTTACATGACACGATTATACTGTCACGTAACATTACATTCTGTATTAATTTATTGCAAATTTGCAGCGCGGCTGGCGGAACAACTTCACCTTCCACACCACCAACAGTTCCGAATCCACAAACGCCGCCATCAACATTCGCACCACCCTTCACCGCCTCCACCGGCGGATTCACTCCTGGATCGACCCCGATGATCCCTGACGATAACTCAAAAGCGTCCCTCGACTCCATGTCCCCAACAATCTTGATGCCCATTTCCCTTGTGCTCGTTCTTTTATTCACCTAAAATTAAACCCCCCAATGTAGGtcgtttatttttttaatttcctagTTGCAGCAACAACATTGCCCTGATGCGGAAAAGAGGCTATACATTTTTTTGTTAGAAGTTGAACCTTCTTTGTCTGCCTCTTTCTTGCTAAGCCTCCCGATTAGTATTTTTCCAAACTAAATTTTGGGTCTCAGTCTCTTAATTTCGAACCAATAGTTCAataaattcattgccaaatATATCgtcgatttcaattttttacagCCAGGTTACACGTACCAAGTAAAATAACGGTGATTACGTTCAAAATGtaccttaaaaaaaacacaatgaACTGCCTCTTTGAGGCTTTGAGTATAACCAGTTTCAACGTCAATGAACTCGTTTGGACATGCTTTAaactcgtttggatgtgttttaaactcgtttggatgtgtttttgaaatgactaaaaacgcttttagtgaaaatgtttttagaaccaatcatTAGTAAAGATGGAAGTAAATCCTAGAAAAGCATTAAAATGCTTCCTGAACGAAGCACATAACTGATGTTTATTGCATAAAGCACTTTAACTGCTTTggaaacctaaaaatattttttctaaaagtgctttcagtcattttaaaagctcATGAGCCCAATTTCGATGGCAATGGTCGATATTGGGTTGATATCACGTCCTATATGCAAGAATGGCACCAATATGAATATGTGCAAGCAGTGACACAACTGCTACCAGCAAGAACCTATGGAACAAATTGGCAGACCCTGGCCTTGTGCTCGACATCGGGCGAAAGAACAAATCGCATTCGACACGTACATAAAAATAACCAAATGAAAACTTGCAAGAAGAAAAATAGGACCGACTCTTTCCAAGTAAGGAATTATTTTTCCCATTTGCATGGCAGTACTgtaaagaaatcataaacaAACTGCAACGGAGAAACCAACAATGAacaaaatgaatgaaaagagCAAGAGTCTGAACAAACTGCAATGGTGACAATTTCATTCATATATAGAAACTATACGGTCTTAAGATCCTGCCTAAAAAACACATTTACCACACCGATTCCTCCCACGTTGTTATAGGATTTGACCACAGCCGTGCTAACGTTGGAATGAAAGAGAATATGAGCCAGTGTTTGGATCTTTGACAGCTTTAAAGTTGTCGACGCTCATTCCAAAACGGCCCAAGAGAGAATTGCCCATTTCTTTCAGCTTCCCTGCTCACACACAGAACAATTTCAAACCCTTAGTCCATAAAAGATTTCTTTTACTTTTATCCTTCTTATGAGAAAATTTAATGTTAGCGAGTGAAAAGTACAGAAACGTAGATTACAGAGATCAATGCGTCCCACTAACAGCCTAGGCTAATACTTATGCCACATACATGCAAAATATATCACTCATAGGCATAGCAATTTTGGACATGACGTCTGACGTCACCAGAAAGCACTGAATATGCGAACAACCACCAGAGTCATGAGATAGAAGAATTGAAACAAACATCTTTAATAACATAATCACTTATCTTTAATAACATAATCACTTCCTAAAAGAGAACCAATGTGTTAAATATTCATTTAGTTGACAGCATCTAGAAGGATAAAAAATTGCCCTACCGCTCCCTAGCAACTCCTAGGGAAACCATGATCAAGTTTCTATGAAAAGCTAGCGAGTCATGAGAAAATATCATATGTCATCAAAGAATTGACTAGCACGCTGCTTCTTAGTACTTTCTTCTTTCCACTATTAGTTACTTTGGTCATTCGGCAAGTAATTATTTGACTTCGCAAAACCACATTGCTTATTGCCAGGTAATACAGTCCAATTTGCGCATCCTTTGGTCTTTGTTTCTCAAGATAAAGAAATAAGCCATGTTAATGTGAAGGCTTGCAGAAGGGTCTGTCTATGAGATGGATTGGGATTCTTTTCCGCGCTTTACTGGAAAATTATGTAATTATGGTACGGATAGCATTTGGGAATAATTTGATTGAGTGGGCacaagaaagaaaatataaaaccacgaaacatgaagcGGTCAACAATATGCACAAGGAAACAATTAAATCAAACCACCAATAATTTATATACCAAAAAAGGAGAGAAACTCACCTATCATCTCctctttcatcttttctttcttttcttcagcTAGCGGCCCCAACCGGCGAATGGCCTTTCTGGCTTGGTCATTTGAAGGATCAAGTTCCAAGACACTTTTCATATCTGCAGAATATAAACAAGAATTGAGCAATACACATTACTATTAATCTACCAGACCATACAAATGGGAAGACAAGTTGCTTATAGTGGTTAAGTTGTTGTATTGAATTCGAACTTACCAACAATAGCCTCTTCAAAATGCTCGAGCTTTTCATGAGCTTCTGCTCTTCGAAGCAGAGCTTTCATATACGAAGGATTTAGTTCAAGCGCTTTCGTGCATTCCTTGATTGCGTCCTCATACTTTTCCTGTTACATATTTCAAAATTCGGAATCACAGATTGTCTAATATGTGAGAATCAAAGGGGAATCAGAGTCCACAAGATGTGAACCGCATAACGTACCAATTTCAAGAAGCATACTGCGCTGTTTAAATGACAAATGGAACGTAATTCGACAGACGATGGCATGTCAGGTGCAAGGTGTAAAGCAAGCTCGTACTGGGATAATGCCTCTTGGTACTGCCCACTGCCAAACAGTCTATTGCCttcaattttcacatcacttgCTTCTTCAAACGCTTTCTGCTTCCAATGAAATACGAACAAAtcgaaaaatatatatttcaacACAAAATCAGTTCTCCGATCAGATATGAACACATTGGGTTTTCAGATTTCAGAACAAAATTGAACTCCTCAAGCATCAATTAAGTAATTGATTCGTACAACCCCATATATAACCAATGAAATTAACcagaagaagaaatgaagagTCGCTTCGATTGGGAGATACCTGATTCGATTCAACGTCGTCGTTCTGGGAGGGAGTTTGTTGTGGCTCGTCTTGGAGATGGAGTTGTTGAGGGATTTCGTCGTCGTTGAGTTCGCCGTCGCTGGCGGTTTCAAAGCCATCGGAGGCATCTCTGTTGGTGGCggtggaagaggaggaggaggagggcttTGGGGGATTCATATCGCTACGGCAtccattcttttcttcttcttcctttatcAGCATCTCTGTTGGTTGAGAAGGTTTTAGGGATTTCGACCGCGTCGCCGTCGATTGCGTTTTCTTCTGGAAATGGAAATTTGATATATGAATACGTATAGATGAGTGCACACTCCCCGTGTTTCCAGAAAGCTCTTTTATTCCCTCTTTTTCGTGGGCTGGAATCGGTTCGGTGggccaaaccgaaatttcgacGCAAGTCCAAAATCCGAACCAAAATCGTATTTGTTCTTTTCAAAATTGTTTGTTACTGACTTATAGAACTTCGTGTTTATAATTAGaaccatttatattataaaCCACTTTATAATGATTGTTTCcactaaaaattcaattaaaattagGATTGTTTAGTTATTAAACTGTATAAAAACAGATGAACGAAATTGGTAAAAATATTACAAACTGTTTATCTATTCACTATTATCGATTGACTTAACtaccttaattttaatttactttttgtagagatgatctttacaatGAGCTTCATAATATGAACCATTCTAATCTTTATTAAGCGTACAAGTCAGCAATACAGTTAGAAATATAGTTAGCAAGTTTGTTAGAATTTGGTTAGAGTTGTTAGGCTTACTAGTATAAAAACAAAGTGTGTAATCTTCATTCTTTCAGTTAATACAAatcatatttctctctctctctctctctaagatcTCTATGTTCATCCTTCTGTTCATcctttcttcttgattttctctACAATTCTGAAACATTTCAATGTAGTTAACAATCTTAAGCACAAAGCTCTATGATAACATGAAGAGTTTTGAGGAGTTCTTATTCATCCTTGAGTGGCCAAGCATTGTTCAATGGAAAAATCGGTCAGTACAAGCCAGTTCAGTTTTTAATCTAAGCTACAATTGTGGTTTGCTACGCACCTATCAGTTCCTATCAGTTTTTAATCTAAGCTGCAATGGTGGTTTGCTACGCACCTATTAATTGTCGTTTGCTATGCACGTAAACCGCTGGAAGATTACAGAAGATATGAAATTTTATTGGAAGAAATTGTATTAGATTATGTGGAAGATAATTTAACCCTGTCGTCCACAAGTTGAAGACAGAGGGCTCACAACTAGAAATCTGCAGAAGTATTACAAAAATGTAGGGATGAACCAATCTGTTGTTATGATATTATTCAATAACGTCCTTCGGTTTCCCGCTCGCCATTGTTTATGCACCGTTGTCTGTAACCGGACACCTATCGGGCTGCCTTACAATGTAAATTAGGTCTGCAGAGGTGCTGTACATGTCCTGATTCCGGTGCCAAGTCCATAAAGCATAAGTCTCGTTTTTCACCTGCAAGTCGCACAGAAATACTTCTTAATCTTGTAACCGCGTAATTTTATACAAATTGCGTTGGTTGGATCTATTTTTCTAGgaaatttaacgaaaaactcctgatactatttacttcAACGaataaccatatttttacactaaaaagttaatcatggtactattcactttaccctttattttattcttatcgttaaaattcaaagttttcaagtccttttcattagttttcctatttttgTACACAAATGCAGACATTTTTCAAGTCGGTGTATTTCTGAACAGCAATCATACTCATCAGGAGTCGAGACCTTAGCAGTTGATGCGGTCACAGAATTACGATTTCACAGTTCAATGAAGTTCTAGTTTTGCAGCTCAACGTGGATTCGGAATATTAGTTTCCATGCATGTGAAAGTGAACGTTCATAGTACTAAAAACTGAATGCAATTTGTTAAAGAAAGActtaaatatgaaaataatttatccGTAATACTGTCAAGAGTTTGTGTTTTCatagcaaagagaaaagggaagtacCTCTAGAATCCCATGGCCAAAGCTACTCTCTCGATACGCACTGTATTCAGGCTGCTTGTCCCAACAGAACTTTCCTGCTGCTGGGCCATTTGTGAAATTAAATGCGCAGAAGCCGCCCGTAAACTTATCCGGAGTTGTAGATGGTTCTGGGCAGTTTCCCGGTTCATCAGCATGCGCAATTGCCATCTTCTCCCGGTTACCACCATCACCAACTGTGATGTAAACAGGGCCGCAGGGATCCAATGTGTAGTTATACACTCGATTTGACCTCTCGTAGGCGTGAACCTGTTTATTAATTGTTTCCAAACAGTCAGAAGTAACTCTCATATTTTTTCAACAGCTTGACAAAGCACATATAATGGAAACTGTTAATACCACTAAGAATTCTGGAACGTATTTGGGGACTTCAAAACAAGTTCCTTTGCTCAAACTAAACACTTACATGGCCGTTGAAGACGATGTCAACACCATACTTATACAGTATGTCTTCCATCTCAACTTTCATACATTCCTCTTCTCTGTAATGTGCCGTGTAGGTGCTGTACCATGGCGGGTGCCATGCTGCTACCAACCAAGGAGTCACATTTCTGTCAACTTTAGCCAAGTCTTTCTCCAACCACTTGTATTGATCGTCTGCGAGAGAAAACCTAGTCATCTTAATATGTCCCTAACTCGTAACCATGCGAAAGAagtgaaaattttctttttgggaAAGCAGATGCAATAACCTGATTTGTGATAGGCTGTGTAAGCACCGAGCATTATAAAGTGTATCCCGCCTGCGTTGAATGAATAAAATAACGTAGATGATGATCCACTCTCGTTGGAGGGGAATGCAAATCGCGAACTATAAGAAGCAAATGTTCGATTCCCAGCCTGTTCTTCGATCTCATGGTTCCCTTCTACCACCATCATTGGAACTTTAGACACTAGCGGCTGCATAAACCTGATAACAAACATACCATAATTTTGCAATTAGGTACGTTGTGCGAAAAATGACCAGGTGCTCCCTCATCAAAATAAAGCACAGGAAAACTCACCTTCCCCAGTAATCCCAACGAGGCTGATAAGTTTCGTGAATAGGAGTTTGCGAGAATGAGCAAGAGTAGCAATCAGACCCAGTGCCATTTGTGAGGTACAAGTTAGCATAAGTAACGTCCCCAACCAATAACATAAGATCAGGTCCGTTAGCCAACAAGTGATCGACCGTTGATGTAGTATTGTATGTAAGGCCAAGGTCCCCAACCACAGCTATTCTTCTGGGGTAACTCTTGGGACCGGAGGCTGGCATAGTCTTGAAATAAGATACTTTGCTCATATCTGCAATGCTAGGATCTCCACATTGATACTGATACAAAGTGTTGGGTCTCAATCCTGCACAA harbors:
- the LOC126618485 gene encoding purple acid phosphatase 15-like; this encodes MGLFLFPPPKVATFNLLLVLTVSPVSFTFVNGGIPTTLEGPFKPVTVPLDDSFRGNAVDLPDTDPRVRRIVKGFEPEQISVSLSTTHDSVWISWITGEFQIGDNIKPLDPNNVSSIVTYGRYGFPMDNQSTGYSLIYNQLYPFEGLQNYTSGIIHHVRLTGLRPNTLYQYQCGDPSIADMSKVSYFKTMPASGPKSYPRRIAVVGDLGLTYNTTSTVDHLLANGPDLMLLVGDVTYANLYLTNGTGSDCYSCSFSQTPIHETYQPRWDYWGRFMQPLVSKVPMMVVEGNHEIEEQAGNRTFASYSSRFAFPSNESGSSSTLFYSFNAGGIHFIMLGAYTAYHKSDDQYKWLEKDLAKVDRNVTPWLVAAWHPPWYSTYTAHYREEECMKVEMEDILYKYGVDIVFNGHVHAYERSNRVYNYTLDPCGPVYITVGDGGNREKMAIAHADEPGNCPEPSTTPDKFTGGFCAFNFTNGPAAGKFCWDKQPEYSAYRESSFGHGILEVKNETYALWTWHRNQDMYSTSADLIYIVRQPDRCPVTDNGA
- the LOC126618486 gene encoding uncharacterized protein LOC126618486; translation: MLIKEEEEKNGCRSDMNPPKPSSSSSSTATNRDASDGFETASDGELNDDEIPQQLHLQDEPQQTPSQNDDVESNQKAFEEASDVKIEGNRLFGSGQYQEALSQYELALHLAPDMPSSVELRSICHLNSAVCFLKLEKYEDAIKECTKALELNPSYMKALLRRAEAHEKLEHFEEAIVDMKSVLELDPSNDQARKAIRRLGPLAEEKKEKMKEEMIGKLKEMGNSLLGRFGMSVDNFKAVKDPNTGSYSLSFQR
- the LOC126618487 gene encoding PLASMODESMATA CALLOSE-BINDING PROTEIN 3 translates to MAPLSLSNQHPLISFLFFLTPIVMVVGMLGVLGVDGANSPTSSSTTWCVARSDASAQALQTALDYACAAGADCSPIQSDGLCYLPNTIQAHASYAFNSYYQRQAKAPGSCGFSGTATIAQTDPSYGSCDYPSSTSAAGGTTSPSTPPTVPNPQTPPSTFAPPFTASTGGFTPGSTPMIPDDNSKASLDSMSPTILMPISLVLVLLFT